Below is a genomic region from Brassica rapa cultivar Chiifu-401-42 chromosome A08, CAAS_Brap_v3.01, whole genome shotgun sequence.
ACATAAAGCATTTGCTTTGGTTCACAAATTTATAATTGTAATTAGAAGGCTACATTTTCTAAAATGTTAGTTTGGTTCTATGATCAAATTGTCTAAAGCTTGACCTGTTGGTTACAGTTCGAATCTTTCTCTGGCAAACTtcctatttattttcatttataattaattttgaacTACATATTGTTTGTACTGCATGCCATATTTTCTTTGAGGCTTCAAGCCTCTCAAAAGTATGGGAAGGCACTGATTTCAATCTTAGAACGGGCAAATAGATTTCGAACATCAATCTATATATGTTGTTTGACTtcatctttttaataataaaactccAGTTTTAAAGGATATTCAAACTAAAGTCGAATGTGATCAATCACCAACTGACCCATCATTGTCACAACTAGCATAATCAGTGACGGAGCCACATAGAATAACATGGGGGCATTGAACCCAACaagattaaaaaatttagtgtaAGTTATTAAAGCCAGACTATATGTCTCcacttgaaatatttttagtttaatattcATGCTtccaacaaaaatattttaggtctcCGCCACTAAGCATAATTGGCACATTCTAGTATAATGAAACTAATTCCTttacaaattaatataataaggaaaaaaagcagtacatgtattttttttttacggcAAACGGCTattttattactcaaacttgaggtggtctggggaGCCAGACcgaaatagaacaaccaataaaacataagGATCTATGAAAAAATCGTGCATTTCTAGCTAACGAATCCGCAATCTCATTCTGCGTCCTTGGAAAGTAGGTGATATTGAAGTCCGAAAAACACAACCGAAGAGTTTGAATGTTTTCCAAATCAGTTGAGAAGTTGGGCCAATCTTGTGGCTGCTCTATCATCGCAATCAGATCCTTGCAGTCCGTCTCAAACCTCTGACAAGTCGAGTGTTGTATCATGCTCTCCATTGCCCACTTTAGCGCTTCCAGTTCTGAGTGTAATGCTGTCTCCCTTCTCCGCAAGTTTCTTCCCATGAGTTGTATCTTCCCCATTGCATCCTTCCAGACCCATCCCATTCCACCAAATTGAGCTGTGGAGGTCCATGAACCATCCACCATgcaaatattacccaagcttaaggCTTGTGGCTCGTCATTAATCTGTACATTTGGCGGAACCGGTACAGAGTCTCTTGCATTGTACCAAGCTTGACACTCACTCTCTGCATACCTGACTAGTTCCAATAGATCTCTAGTTATGCCTCTAAACAATTTATCATTCTTAACTTTCCAGATATACCAAATTATCCAAGGATAAGGATCTTTATCATCTTATGACTCCAGAATACCATTCTTTCTCCAAAAAAAGTAGTTTatattagcataaatatttgGTACAGGGAAGATTTCAGAGCTCCACGGTGTTGATGATAACTCCCATGCTTGTAACTGTATTAGCAGTAGTACATGTATTTAGAAACTGCAAACACTAGACATAAATCAATATTTTACTGGTCACCgtgtataaattataaaaatgatgtATGAAAATTGTTATCGCCTTGACTAGTGCAATTGGCTTTATTCATTCATGTTAGGTATCATTATTTGTTGCTCATGCATGCAGAAATCCTACTTCGTGAAGGTTGGTCACAGAGACACCATGCCAGCCAATGTGATGCGGCCGCTACCACCTTGGCTTTGCACCTTAACAGCTGctcgatttttatttatatcGTTGTCATTCATTCTTTCCGATATGTTTGTGTAATATACTTAATAATACTCAAACTAGAATTCATAAAAGTGATAAGTATTTTTTATCCTGGTATTTTTTATCCTTGTTGACTTCATCTTCTTGTAAAAAGTCTTTGGTACTAAAGCATATTGATATTAGATGATTAAATCGAGTAATAGAACTAAAGACTTAGACAACAATCGATCAACCACACGTCTCAACTAATCTAATAAACACATTGTACCCATCTAAGTTCCTTAAAAACTGtcataatgtaataaatatatacaagTTGAGGTTAAAAGTAACATCTTGTGCATTGTATAATTATGCAAATACAAAGTCAGAAAACGGTTCATCACCAAAAACTTtatggggtttttgccaaaactaacccacaacttaattttaatcccaaacctatacccaaacttgaatcaaatgcaaaactaacctaaaagcctagtgaaattacagctcagccccttgtgaccaaacaaaaaaacagaagctatttttacgaatatagccccagtaaatcgtctgagtcgtctgagatgttggaagtcgtctggacgactgaagtgtaagtcgtctggtaccagtttattttaaaaataatttataaatcttgtaaaaaaatattttgatgcgtgaaaaataaaaatcaagtgattataaacagttttaagtgatataaattaagatatgataaaattgatttgttttgaagatagatgagtggaagtagtgaatcatgaaatactttggtttaggagtttgacaaacatatgttgtagtattgtatgtattgttagggttagattttggaaaactaaaatgtttttttcaaaaattagttttcacctatatgtgtttatttctctgtatagtaaacacttttcaagtttgatttggttttatgaagtgtttaattagataattaagtttaggggttatgtttagggtgtggacgacttatatttcagtcgtctgttgaataatttactcggacgacgtatatttcagtcgtccacatcgtaccgaacctttaattttaccaatgtacgttttaacctaaccggatcattttactcggacgacttacatttcagtcgtctggtgaagaaattaaaacagacgacttacatgtaagtcgtctggtttaaattatttaagcgggtaagtcgtctggaaagtcttctattttagtttcccgctaaaaatatttagtttcccgctaaaaatattaaactcttctggacgacttacatgtaagtcgtctgttttaatttcttcaccagacgactgaaatgtaagtcgtccaggaagtcgtctgagtcaaaaatatttaacctaattagattttttgtctccctatataaagaaaaatttacacattctctctcctcctctcaaatggctgcaacaaaaatgtaatgttcatcattctaaaactctccaacctctctctaatctctttgacttgaaaacaccaaactttatatgaatttttcagttttgtctcatgtatttcttactaatctatctcttttgcagatttttaatcaaatggtactcatcttccactaatttaaaggtagatctattaatttaagatatgtatttttgtgtgttctataaatgtagatttatctaatcttccactcattttctctatttttacgtcatttgaacgtttttggatatgcaggtttttcagatctggatttgatatgcaggtttttcagatctggaagacttctgggacgacttacctgttagtcgtctggaagtcgtctggaagtcgtctggaagtcttctagacttcttggaagtcttctgacaaagtcgtctggacttccaggaagtcgtctggatttttctgagcgttttggtaagttcttatgtctgatttttcttcatttgataacttcttgttgtatagagttcttacttttttcccaaactaaaactctccaaacccactctaatctctttgacttgaaaacaccaaactttatatgaacttttcagttttgtctcatgtctttcttactaatctatcttttttgcaggtttttaattagatggtactcatcttccactaatttaaaggtagatctattatttttagatatgtatttttgtgtgttctgtaaaggtagatttatctaattttccactcattttttctgtttttaagccatttgaacgtttttgaatatgcagggttttcagatctgaatttaatatgcaggtttttcagatctggaagacttctgggacgacttacatgttagtcgtctggaagtcgtctggaagtcgtctggaagtcgtctgtaagtcgtctgtaagtcgtctggaagtcgtctggacttcctaaaagtcgtctgaacttcgtcaaagtcttctgacaaagtcgtctgaacttcctggaagtcgtctggacttcttagaagtcgtctggacttcttaaaagtcgtctggtcttgtctactcaagtggaatccaagcttgtctttgtagaggaatgatctataatagttttgtttgtggtctgttttgtgaattgcatgtctactcttttagttgtgaattttttgtaaaatcagtaataatattttccaagatgtattaaatgtgctaacaatgtgtttacacatttacaaatcagtGAAATAATAGATTTCAATAGTCTTtctcttatctttggatctctcatatgcaataataaactccaatggtctttttctcatcttaataaacaagaatgttggtagctttatattgatacaacattttaagaagcatttaacccttcttccaactcataacaatagtcatcattattgtctataacaataatacttaagagatggaaacaaacaatagtaactagtcaaagcatatcatattttttttataagtttgtgttgaaaaacttagtcaaatttagtaaaactaagggagagaacatattttgtaaatatgagttttgcatatcttgaagttacttatcactcttaaaaatacaagttattcaaaaactaacgtagaagacttaaaaacttgCGGAGAAGAcacggacgacttcaatctaagttgtctagacgactacactatacgtcgtctggtcaacgcagaggttatttttgcaattgactttgaaatctattATTTCGGAcaactgaaagttaagtcgtctactattgtttggttaaaaaaactccaaaaaagctagacgacttacatttcagtcgtcagaggttagttttgcatttgactggattatttcagaagtttgactttttggacgacatacatttcagtcgtctagtgaaaattaaaataataatatttttttaaaagtagacgacttacagttaagtcgtcataggttagttttgcaattgaaaaaaaaacttcaagatttaattatatacagacgacttataattcagtcgtccacgagacgactgaaatgtaagtcgtccaggatttaccaggtttgaccagaatctcggaaaaaaatcttggacgacttacaattaagtcgtctggtggacgactgaattataagtcgtctgtgtataattaaatcttgaagtttttttttcaattgcaaaacgaacctatgactacttaattgtaagtcgtttactttaaaaaaaatattattattttaattttcgccagacgactgaaatgtaagtcgtctggggaagtcaaacttctgaaattatccagtcaaatgcaaaactaacctatgacgactgaaatgtaagtcgtctaggttctttggaaatttttttgaaaccaaacaatagtagacgacttaactttcagtcgtctcaggttacagatttcaaagtcaattgcaaaaataacctgtgcgttgaccagacgacttccaggtaagtcgttgacagccagacgacttccaggtaagtcgtctacagccagacgacttcccaagtaagtcgtctgacgaacagatttggaaaaaaactcgatgtcataccttaaattggtgagataagttccttagcatacataaggcttctctaAGCACACaaaatcacaaacgaaagtcacccacccagaattgttagcttctatgactctatgaaccataaaaattttagaatcaaaatcttgggtttttttagctcattgtggagagaaagtgagagatatgttgtgtttagttcacaagaatggaaaaagaagaaggataaatcgattttgggagcattaagagcttcaaattggttgttcatggtggttgtggtattgatgacaatgacaatcttgtaattacttgaagatgatgagggtgagagagtaaagatgtcattttcgagaaaaaaaaaataaaaaaaaaatgatggcattttcgtaaattatatgaacttgtggagtgaatagggcaaaaccaattttcaaaaaaaaaggaggttagttttgtgtttgactttaagttgtaggtcaattttgcaaaaagcccaaactttattgtatatatatatggataggGCGATTGATGCTCATTTGTTTCTATCCAagaatcatataaaaataagaaatttattaaagaaaaaacgATGGAGTCTACGAGAGAGTTGATCATCAAAATAGTGAGTTCGCTTCTACTCATTATAGTTATCATTTTGGACCTCATATACTCTTGTTGCAAAGATGACGCCAAAGACACAGAGACTGTTGGTATTACGGCTACCACCGTGCCTTGAACCCTTTAAGTATTGTTGCTTGCTTTTTTAATTAACTGAGTTGTGAAATAtgaatgttacaaaaaaaaatgttatcaaTTGAGTTTGAGAAAGAGATGTAAACCTATTTGtaaatcaaatacaaatttgttttttttttctttttgacgaggcgttttaagttttttttttttgtaaatgaacTTAGTGAAGTGTTTGAATCCCTACCACCACCAATTACAAAAGAATGAGAAAAATACAAGACTACTTGGCGAGCCTTGAAAACAAGTCAAGATACCAAGTACTGAAATCTATGTATggctttttgttttttcttgtgaCCTTTAGAATGCAATACTGTCGGTCAACCCACTTCTGGTGCTAACTGCCAAGATGTTGGAGAGAAGGGTGCTGGAAAAAAGATCCTAAATTGAAAATATGTAAAGAACCCAGATCAATTCACTAATTGCCAATTTATTTTAAGTTGAAAATTCAGGAAACTTGTCGGTATTTGGATCTAGAACTAAGAGCATAAACCCTATATAAGGTCGGATTTTATTTTATCGTATATAAACAATACTCGTGGAACCACGTTTATATGCAACCTTAAATCCTCAATTGATGGCAAGTCAGCAAATTTTAGTTATCATGCGACTGATTGCTGTGGTTGGTCGCAAAATGTTTATGCAAGCAAATTTAATTGCAAGTAGCGGTCGTAGATATTTCAACGTAAACGAACATAGCCTTTTTCATTGAAGTAGCTCCAATCCGGATTAAGGAATGCATTTCTTATAAAGATAATAAACAAATAACAACAATCGTTATATTGATCAGACAATCTAAACTGCAGTTACCTTATTAATTTTACCCAACAAAATAGAACAGCCTGATGATTTAGTGATTCAACCTTCCTTGGGACCTACAAGAAGAAGTCCATGACCGTTGTCCGTTgacatttaaaagaaaaagtaagACTAACCCAGTTTACCCAGATTAACTTGTCGGCACACGTTTATTCCCTTTAAATGGGCCCCATGAATATAGGCCCAATAAAATAATGATAAGCTCTAATCCATTCATATGTCTCATTTTATTTGTTACTGCATTTGCACAGTACTGATCCGTCGCGGGTCCCACCGTTTTTGCTCTCAAGACGCTGACGTCAACACTTTCGTTTCGTGTGGGGTTTTAAAAGCTCTCTTAAAACAAACACCAATGGTGGTGGCGACACGTTTCTCACGGCTCCagcatcttcttctccttcaacCTAGATTTCAGCAGTCTCGTGTTCTCCGTCGTCCTCTAATCAGAACTCCAACACTCATCAGATCAGTGATGGGTtcgtcttcctcttcctcctcgaAGCTTCTCTTCCGTCAGCTCTTCGAGAAAGAGTCTTCCACTTATACGTATCTTCTCGCCGACATTTCCCATCCGGACAAACCTGCTCTGGTAAGTTCTTTTGCTTTCATAAAGATTGAATCTTTCGATATGGGTTTTTGAGAAACTGTGTGTTTTGTCGGCAAAGATGGGAACTTGGATCAGTTCGTGTTTTTTCACTCTTGTTTTGTCTTAATCGTATGTGTCTTGAATGTGATCTGATCGTTTTGTCGGCAAAGATGGTAGCTTGAATCAGttcatgttttttgttttgtgtttgaaCAGTTGATTGATCCTGTGGACAAAACTGTCGATAGAGATTTGAAGCTGATCAATGAGTTAGGATTGAAGCTTGTCTATGCTATGAACACTCATGTTCATGCTGATCATGTAACTGGAACTGGTCTTCTTAAGGTCTCTTTCTCTTTTACTCAATATGATTCTTTACATTACGAACACTTCAATGATCTGTTTTCTTGTTTCAGACAAAGGTCCCAGGTGTGAAGTCCGTAATCTCAAAAGCAAGTGGTTCCAAAGCAGATAAGTTTGTTGAACATGGAGAGAGAGTATCTATTGGTGATTTATACCTCGAGGTTTGAAAACAAGAATGTCACAATAACTAAGAAACTAGAGAGTATGGCGAGTGAGTGATAatggttttgttttttggtgCAGGTACGTGCTACACCTGGACATACAGCAGGATGTGTTACATATGTGACTGGAGAAGGAGCTGATCAGCCCCAACCAAGAATGGCTTTTACCGGCGATGCTGTACTGATCCGCGGTTGTGGGAGAACCGACTTTCAGGTACACTACTAAACAGAGGAAAATggattatatttataaataaccaaaaacaataatttGGATGCATAGATTCTAAGACATCCAAAACCCTCTGTGCCAATGCATAGAAACATGGGGTCGGTCCTGAGATTTTGGGGGTTCTAGACAATTTAGTAAGggctatataaaaaaaatacaattttgggggattatatttatgtaatttttttcttaaaaatttggAGACCATAAGCCAATGCTTCAATAGCCTATGCCCAGGAGTAGCCATGGTTATAAGAAACCAAAAACCGGAATTTTGATGCATAAGGTCTGTGTTTTGTATTTGGACATTGGTTTAACTTCTTTGATGATGTTTTCCTTGGTGTGTTGCAGGGTGGATGCTCGGATCAACTCTATGAGTCTGTGCACTCACAGGCAAGTTTTTCACACTCTCCACAGGCAAATTGATTTATACTTTTgaagagtttaaaaaaaaaaagaagcctaTTGTTTTGATCTTTAAGCAGATATTTACATTGCCAAAGGACACATTGATTTATCCAGCTCATGACTACAAAGGTTTCGAGGTAATGCAAAAAGGGAAACTGAAAATAAGATTCATCCATGACACAGTGGCTTTACATTACCTTTATGTTAATGTTTCAGGTAAGTACAGTTGGAGAAGAGATGCAACACAACCCGCGTTTAACTAAAGACAAAGAAACATTCAAATCCATCATGTCAAGTAAGCTTCTTTCTGCTTAGTGTATATGCTTAAGCATTGCGGCTTTCCTCATTGTTAGTAATAAACCGTGGTCTTTCTTTGCCCTATAATAGATCTGAATCTGCCGTATCCGAAAATGATTGATGTTGCATTACCAGCAAACATGGTGTGTGGATTACAAGACCTGCCTTCTCAAGCCAACTAGAAAACTTCTACACAATTGTTTCTCTATTTCATTCTACGTCTTATCATAAGCCAATAAAAAGCTCTAGAGAGTTTGTTTGTCTAATAATAAGATCTTTGTTACATTAGATTAAGATACAGTAGAAGTATGTGCAACTTAGGTTGAGCATATGGAGTTTGTgttgaaatattaaaaacatatttgcGTGTTCTACTTTTGTTTGGTTGTCCCTACTTATCCACCACCTTTGAACCTATCACCCTCTTACTAGATTAACTTTAGCTGAATT
It encodes:
- the LOC103832661 gene encoding persulfide dioxygenase ETHE1 homolog, mitochondrial, which encodes MVVATRFSRLQHLLLLQPRFQQSRVLRRPLIRTPTLIRSVMGSSSSSSSKLLFRQLFEKESSTYTYLLADISHPDKPALLIDPVDKTVDRDLKLINELGLKLVYAMNTHVHADHVTGTGLLKTKVPGVKSVISKASGSKADKFVEHGERVSIGDLYLEVRATPGHTAGCVTYVTGEGADQPQPRMAFTGDAVLIRGCGRTDFQGGCSDQLYESVHSQIFTLPKDTLIYPAHDYKGFEVSTVGEEMQHNPRLTKDKETFKSIMSNLNLPYPKMIDVALPANMVCGLQDLPSQAN